In Mytilus edulis chromosome 8, xbMytEdul2.2, whole genome shotgun sequence, the genomic window CACTTGGTTaaaaaattagttccggaacaaatcTTATATTGCTGCAACATATTTTCTGTGACGTAAGTTCTGGTGGAACATATTCcctatgaaatttgttccggCGGAACAAATGTAACGCCGGAATAAAATTTTTGTTACACATACCCGACGGAGGCACCTAAAGGGTTTCATATTGCTCAGCCTTCGCGTATCCGAgtataatttaaattataatcctggtacctttgataagtattGTCTTTCGTATTTTTGCCTGTTGGCTATTGATCAAGTCGagttacaatatttattttttatttctgctTGGTATCTTTCTTGTTTTTATGTTCAACGTAGATCTAAATAAACGGAAAAAAACCCCAACGTATGCCTTTTAACACATGTACATGCATCaaattattaataatatatatttttcggTTGCTCATTGTGTATAACAATGGATACTTGTACGATTCACATTGTGCCTACAGTGATCACAAAGCCCGAGATCACATGAGAAAAGTTCACTGTCAAGTTGAATCATGAGGGTTGTCGTCTGTTCAGGAGATATTCTTCATTATATTCGGTAAGATGTGGTAATTTCtatgtataaaaatgaattattttcttcttaaaaattaaatgtttttatgcTGACGATTTTAACATGTAAGGGTTAACTATTATATCACAAACTCGCATAACAAACTAccagaaaaatattattaaaataggTCATTCACGTACGTAGTACTACATCttgataaatataataaagaGCTACATGTATAGTTATTATGATTACGGTCTTAAATTGTTTATACGATGGTCACTTTATATATCTTTATAACAATACATTTTCGATATAAATGAATAgtataaaaatacatttcatgTGTGGACCATTAttcttttgtttacaaacaaactACCCACGTGACATGAGGCCCTTCTCGAATTTATTAATGAAATACTGAATGTTTTCTTTATCTATTTTTGCcgatgttttgtttatttttgaacaaACACATGTTTATCGTAGTTCCTTAAAATCTTTTTAGTTTACCTTGATTAAAATCTGACATTTGCTATTTTATTGATAACGGGTGTCATAGTCATTTCCATAACAACTGACCCAATTTGTCCCAGTGTCAACTGACCACATTGCCTTACGACAGTAACGTTTctaataagtaaataaataaaaaaaaaaacatgttttttagctatcttacatattatttttcatgttgaattTTTCCATCGACTGAACTTCAACAACGTACTAGAgtaaaatggaaaattaaaagtCACGTGATGTTTATAAATCGATACTACTTTATTTATGTCTGTGTTTACTAGAGCATGACGTCTACACTGAATTGTTGATTTACAACCGAAAAAAATGCTGAAGACGTGtatcaaattgtaaaatataGAACTAAGTTACAATTACATAAGTCATATAagcattttgtttatatttaaacaGCGGTGGTCGCAGTGGAAATGAGAACTTATTCCCCAGTAGAaatgtattataaataaaaatgtattataaatagAAATGTATTATAAAGTGTTTAACTTAAAAGATTCCAATTCCTAATATCTTAAAACATAATTCCAGTAAATAGTTGTGCTGCACTGCTGTACTGATGACagatgcgtttttttttttaattcaaagtgTATTCCGTCTCCCGTTTAGATAAGACACCATGTGCCAAAAGCGTTCGAATGAAAATAGAATTAAGAAAACAACCAGATCGATACATGTTCAAAGGGCGGTTTATGCATGCTTAGCTAAAACATCTAATGGGTCTTGCTGAAATTCGGAGTTAATGTGattcttttgggttttttttttatgtttccttgATTTGTATCTTCTGAATTTAATAGATTTTAACATCGGTAATTTACTGTtgtctcttatatttgatttatatattataactcAATTCAACATAGCTAAATGTGATGAGTATACGGGAATAACAGGGATAGAAATAAACACAAACAATCTTATGAGGAAGTTACTTATACCTACCAGGTTTGTATTTGTCAATTATCAACTCCGCGGCTTCAACTGATGGACCGGATAACACGTACTTTTACGGAACAGAAGTTTTCATCCCTCGCGCGTTTTGGTGGCATTTGTGTTgtatcttctttctttttttctcttgTGATCGTTTCTTCTTTCATTATAAATTgttcgttacacagtgtgcaatggTCCGTATACGgaaatttatcgggtcaatacaATTCATTTCGagttttattgacccgataaattccgtattaggaccatttaacactgtgtaacgaatgtATTATGATTGTGTTATCACAccacttattttttgtttaaaaaataatattcaaacagaatttaaattattaattagtATTAAGGACAAAATCAgccaaatgaaaaatgaaaaatattaggACTTCTTTTATATAGTAGTAAATTCAGTAAAacatctcccattgactttaatgctaactTCTATGTTTCGAATTAAATTTATACCTAGCTAACCATTAGAAATTAAAAGCTCTCATAAAAGTACAAACGTAGCCCTATTTTTTGCAACAATAGAAACATAGGATCATGCGGCATATTTGGGTGTTCACATGAACTTTTTTGCAAACACTGTAGATTCGCACTTAATTCCTTTTCTGACCCTATTACTTTTTAACCCTGTAGTAAACATTATTAGTACATTgaacacctatttttttttttatcttttttaaactcTGGTTTGATCCATCTATCcaaaaatattaattacaaacattatctaccactCAGAGGAGCACAGaactttatacagaaagctctccccaaATGAGCGGTActtgatgacgtatatttatttactgaatttacccctataaaattaattaaagtcAATggcaaaagggagataattcgaATTGACTTAAAAAAATTGCACTGAAATATATTAGGACAATATAAGCCAATCATATTGCAAGAAATTACTTTAAATCAGGATAAATCCATTTCTCCTCTTAAGagtgtaaaattttgaaaaaaaataaaattaataatcagtttataaatttcatgcgttcaAAGCAATAAAAATCATTTGGTTGAAATTCCCCTACCTGTATATACTTGAATGCTTTCTTTATCTCATCTTTCTGTTTACATGAGAAGTACTCAATTGAGTTATGGAAAAAAACGGAAtgattcaaattaaaacaaaagacaataaacagttgcgccatgagtgcatgatacgACCGTATTCAAAGAATAAATTTCGATAACTTCTAAAtgtcatacatgtcatatcagaaatatatattaaaaaaaacccaaaaggaGGGTATTATAATACCTATAAACCAGTCACCAAAGCTTCATGAAAACTGGTGAAAGCGCTTTACGGATATTATCCGAAAACTGAAAAATCACCCCTGGAAACGTAACATcaaaaatttatagaaatagAAAGGGAGCTCTTGTCAACAGACGGACGGTCAACAATAGCATGACAAAATACGTCCCGTAAACGTGCGTATAAAAAGTAGAACAAAATCATTATCCATTCAAGGAGAGGAATAATACAAACtactttttattatcaatttcaGATACACACGATACAGTTAGATGGTAGAATTATATTTACTACCAGTATTTACACTGCACATACTGCACCAGCTTGTTGCGCCAACGACTTCTACAGAGGTAAACAGTACACTTATCGTTAATAGTGTAGGTTCCCCTGGATGTGTCAAGGGCAAACAGTACTACGACTTCGATCAAGAAATATGTCGAAGATGTCCACGTTGTAGAAAGGCTAACAACTATTTGCAGTTTGTAAGTTGTATGTTCATGTAAAGTTATAAGTTATAGGGTCAACAGGGTAATacttaaaagaaatataaaataagtttatAGAAATAAAGAGCTACTACgatttatctttataaaaaaaaataaaggacttaGTGCCATTTTTGTTAATTCAAAACTATATAGATATGAAATACAACAATGTAAAGTACCATACACATACCGTTTAAAAAACACACTACTTCTTCGAGCTAAATAAATCAAAGAAGTAAATTATCCATATTAATGTTTAACACATTAAATAACACGAATCTTAAATCGAGtcttaatcatatatatatatatgatgagttttgctcggttttagtttgtagcccggatttatttttttctcaatcgatttatgaatttcgaatagcggtacactacagttgcctttatttatcatactTCTTTAACACTTTTAGAATATCAGAATCAGTCCAGAATTCGGTGTATTAGACTGTTATCCTTGTTACTGCAAGCTGGGTGTAAAGTTCAAAAACGAATATTCTGACAGATGTAGTGAGTGTCCCATCTGTAATACACATGGCCATATGAATAAAAGCAAGGTACGTAGCAACAAAATTGACCATGTATACATGAGTTAAATGTAATATATTTCTTATCCCTTTAAAATAGACGGAGAAATCAATTATTAATTAGTACATATGTTGCAGAAACTTGTACATTGAGCATAAATATATACTCATACAGTTAACGAATTAACATTGTATAACAACATATGCAAGTTGTTTAACTTTGAACTGACTTTAGTGCATACGGGTACTAAATTCGTGATAACAAAAATTATTATTACAGGAAATACCTACCGATGAATTTCATGGAGCATTTGATTGTTATCCATGTATATGTGATCCTGGATACTTTGGGAATGCCTTGACACATTACCAGTGTACAGAATGTCTTGACTGTCATGGACAGaataaacaattcaaaacaaaCTGTACACAGAACACAGATTCAGAATGTGGTGACTGTCTGAAAGGGTAAGGTTGTTTTCTTACCTAAAATCCTCTGTCTTTCATTTAACTTCAGATTATGAATTGAAtcagtatatttatattcatacaGTTTAAACCCTAATGCTTTCAACTGCGTTCATTGCTGGTTTTACCTCTCCTTGTGTTGCCTTTACTTTTCTCTTTAGCATgtacaacaaaaatgtaaaagtATTATTTGATATCTTCATCAGTTTTTACTATTTTTTCTTGAAACCATTTAATACTAATAATTTTTCAATAGTATGGTACTAGATATTTATTTTTCCACTTCAGGTACACAAAATCCTGGATGGAACATGCTGCATGTGGTAAGAGATATATTGTTGTTCAAAAAACATTTAAGTTAGACTTTTTTCTATGTAATGCTATTTTGATTCAAGGCActaaattcaaattttatgaatttagCAGTTATGTAAATTTCTAAGGCAACCAAGAGAAAAGAATAGGTAATGGAAACGGGAAatgtgcaaaagagacaacaacctgactaaTAAATCGGTGACTAATAAGCAGAAATAGCTGAAATGCCGTAATAGGTGTTCAATGAATGGTGAAAATCCCGCATCTGGAGACAAGCTTCGTTTGGTCCCTGAACAATAATATAAACTAGTTGAGCAAAATAAACGCCACACATAATTCTATAATTTACTTACAAGCTAGAATGTCATTTGAAAATAACAAtcattgctcaaaagcaaaacgTTGAAACTATAAAGAACACCTTTTGTCATATGGAATGCTGAGAATATTTCTGATGATTTGATCTCCATTGCTTGCATTAAACACATGCTATTTATATTctagtgaaaattgaaaaaacgACAGTCACCCCAAAGCTCAGTTCAACTCCAGGAGACACATATTTGCCGCCAATAGTTGGTAATGGTCATGCCAAGAAATCTCAAACCATACTAGTTGTCATATTGGTTATTTCAACTTTCTCTGcattttgtattatattcttGGGGTACTATGTCATCAAACATTCATCATGTTGTAGTAAAGACTACTATAACGTAACAGCGTCCACTTCTGCTGCCACACTCGCCCAGTCTAAGTCATCAGTGAACAAGAATGATAATCAAACAACACAACTGAATGGAGGTTCTACACAAACTATTGTTAATGCTTTACGTAAGTTGTAAAGTCGACATGTCGCAAATTTTAACTTTTGCATAAGTGAAACGAGTTGTCGTTCGTCTtgtgaaataaagaataaagctATTTGTGTTTGCATGTATTTAATAAAGTTATGTTATGTATATTTATTACATTACGCATGTGAGATAATAGGAATTATCTAATAAAACATGATGTACATGTTATGCAttacaaaaaaagtcaaaaatactTTTATACTTGggacttgtattttttttcttatcatttcCAAATTTAACAGTCAAATATCAATaacagtaatttatttttattacaattcTATTTTTTCAGTTCCAGAAAGTACAGACTTTGAGCAATGTGAGGACCCACAACTTGAATGTGACGGTAAGTGACAAATAcgtaacaaaaagtaaaattacaaaaatactgaactcagaggagaatccaatcggaaagtccctaatcacatggcaaaatcaaatgacaaacacatcaaaaacgaatagacaagaactgtcatattcctgacttgatacaggcattttcaaatgtagaaaaatggtggattaaaccttgttttaaagcgCCAAACCTCTTACTTtgacgacagtctcatcaaattccgctatATTAACAATGATACGTGAACTAAAcggacataataaataaaatagtcaaaatatgggtacagaaatcatcatcgtgtaacaattttaaaagtaacaatttaacaaaaaacctatctacaaacacattcattgatttgcgtgtctgacgtcagaaaatgttatatcgttcaatgtatatacaaacaatttaaaaattgcacatgggcaatgttagcatacagggttaaaaatcaaaGTATGTAAGAAATATGCTGTAATGCAGAACAAAGTAAAAATGTGTTATCATGCACAACTCATTACAGTTTTCATCTCTTCAGAGATATATACACTGTTTTGCATAATTTATTATCAGACAATTCTTAATTAATTAATcaaatcaatttgttttaaactgCTTAACCACAAGCAGTTTAGGttttaatgataatttattaATCAGTAGTTTGCAGATAGCGATTCCATTTGTTCGAATGAGTTGTAGGCAATAACTTTACTGTTTTACAAATATGGTCTCAAGtcagaaaagagggacgaaagataccaaagggacagtcaaactcataaatctaaaacaaactgacaacgccatggctaaaaatgaaaaagacaaacagaaaaacaatagtacacatgacacaacatagaaaactaaagaataaacaacacgaaccccaccaaaaactaggggtgatctcaggtgctccggaagggtaagcagatcctgctccacatgtggcaccgtcctgttgcttatgtgattacaaatccggtaaatagtctaattcggtaggtcacattcatgaaagggaaggggattgtagttacgacgtattTTAGGgatatcttttttcttttctaattGTAGGTTTACTGACTGGAGATCAACCACAGAATGTGCGAAGAATGTCAGATGATAAAAATGTGTACATCTTTTACCAGAAAGGTGATTGTAATTCTGTCCATATTGACGCACTGCCAAGTTTACAGTCTTGATGATTATTACAAAATAGGTTATTTTTGACAGTTAATGTATCGTTTGATATTCAATATATAAATAGATCTCAGAAAAATCTCAAGGCTATATAGTGAACTCCTGAATGCAATATTTTACTTTGTATGTCAATATCATGTTATTTTGCTCATCATctcatataaattaataaatatccACGGTGACTGAAATGGCATAATCAATTTAAAATGGACGTAAAATTGATTTCGAACCAGGACAAACTGCTCTTAGATGAAAACTGTATTATCATTCAGGAGGACATAATTATCAGCATAGTAACTAGTATTTCACCTTATAATTTTCAAGTACGTTCTCAAACcacaaataatttaaatgtaCTCAAGATATATTCGTTTAGGCAAAGTTTAGCCATCAATGGTTTTTGCTGTTCTGTTTAGTTCAAGTTGATTTCAATGcacaaataacttttttttattgcatcTGTCCTCCAAACATTTTGTTCCAATGGGTATACAGATACATATATCAATTACAGCTCCAAATGCGTTATCAAAGTTGAAATTatataggttttttttatcaaagaacTAATCTGTCTTGAAATgattttgtctttatattgttttatttttgttgcttatggaaaaatattgttgtcataacactatacatgtacttttacGTTTGATTTTGTTGCTAATGAAATTAGTAATTGTCATTACACTATAactgtcttttcttgttttattttgttactaATGGAATAAGTAATTTTGTCATTACAATataattcattttcattaataGTATGTTAAATATATGCACATTGATTGTTCACATGTAGATATCTTAATTTTTCCAGTATTATTGATTCAAATCAAACCTCTGCTTTCTGTGATGTTTTGTTATAATAATGTATTCTTAGCTATATAAATACACTATTATCACATCATAACCATTAAATGtaatgaataaaacatttttttttatagtagctGTAAAATCGTATCAAATATTTGACTATTTTGTTCATGTGATTTTCATTTTCCCCCAAATGTGTTTTACGATTTTATGTATAATAGACGTACTTTAAGACTTTAAAAACTGTTCCACGTTCCTCGTCATAAAGAATTTGTTTAGGTtggaaaaatatatgaaaatctgTAATATTCACAATAAAACGGGTCAGTAAATTGTTACCGTcacaaaaaaaggaaatattggATACCTATAGTTTCATGTACATTGTAGATATTTTGAATGGCAATAGCCCACTAACAGTCTGTGTAAAAAGAAACTACTGATGCAGAAGTCCTTATAGTATACAGGGAAAAGCTCGGATTATACACCACTTTTAATACTGCACCTTGGAAACTCATCTTTTGTTTTCTTAACTTTCagtattaaaaaatgtttaaagtgaaaaataaaccttcgttttttcttaaaatatcttttaaataaagAGATTGCAGAACTAGCAAGTTCATTAATTGATCAACTCAAAACAATTACagcttttttcaaaataaaaaaataggtaatTTATGTTAGCTATATGAACTAATTACTGGGCCGATACAATTCATTTCTGTGTCCATAATTTGACTTGGAATTGTTCATAATAAACACAAATTTGTCGAAAAATTATCCTAAGCTCATGCATATGTTTCGTGTCTACATTAATTGTATAAATTGATTTTGAGACCAGAATCTCAAGAATTCAAGCAAGATTTGTAAACTAACAGTTATCGCAGattaaattgtatataatatacatgtacccaTTAGTGTAAACATTGGCCTTGCTTGGTAAAATTTGTTTCCTTTAATTAGTCCTCTACTGACGAAGTCGAAGGGGactttattgtttttgttgtccATTACGTATCTTAAACAATTTagtattaatgtttttttttaaatttgtttttgttttctatatgtggTTCTTTCTTACGCTTAGAATTTAGTACCTGTTTGTTATACTGCCACTAAAAATATGGGTGATAAAATGTTAATTGATAGTTGAGAAAAATGCTAGGAATTAACAAATTAAGTAATAAGTATAAATAACATTGTTCAAAGCGTTTGTTTCCTGAACTTACTGTATAAGCATTTGCATTAAGTGGATTGAAAAGTGAGGTGCTCCTCTTGAATAATGATActgtgttacataattgttttaaaaagaaatgtgaAATTAGTTTAGACTTCAAGTGAGCATTAATAATTTGAATTGTTGATGTGAGAATGTAAATGGTTGCTATTGTTTGGCCTTGTTTGatatttaaataagtaaattgAGTCTACTTTTTATCATAGGGTTTACTATAGCCATTTAAAATATGTTGCAGATATTTTAACGATCCATTCGTATTTTTTAACAATGTAGCACGTCTATTGATTCAGAAATATCTCAAtacaaactataaaaacaaaagacagttaTCAAATATTGGGCCATGAACCATCAGGCTAACCAAACCAAGCAGTATAATGGTCAAGAAGACAAACAATGAAAGAGACGAACATAAGTCACACATTAAAGAGCTATCAAATGTCAATTCTGTGAATactgttttctctttttttttactgtatggAATTTTCATACAccgttttcaattatttattaaaagatatcaacaaaagaaattatgttaagggagacaactaataattttgattaaaattgttTGGCTAGCGCAGGTTAAATTTAAGTTgagaatatatttaaaaaacagacatatagattagaccgttggttttcccatttgaatggttttacactagtaattttagggccctttatagcttgttgttcggtgtgagtcaaggctccgtgttgaaggttgtacattgacctataacggtttacttttttttaattgttatttggatggagagttgtctcgttggcactcacaccacatcttcctgtatctatGATTAGAAAACTTGAAATTGTTTTTATGTGTGCATAATCAAATATTCATATTGACAAAATGtttgttcaatattttgttttcaaatcatttatttagaTGGCTTTGTCTGTAATTCTTGCTTCTATTTCTGTCATAGATAGACCATTATTCCtttaacattttaacatgtttaatgtcatttttgtttatgaGATAAA contains:
- the LOC139484787 gene encoding uncharacterized protein, which codes for MVELYLLPVFTLHILHQLVAPTTSTEVNSTLIVNSVGSPGCVKGKQYYDFDQEICRRCPRCRKANNYLQFNIRISPEFGVLDCYPCYCKLGVKFKNEYSDRCSECPICNTHGHMNKSKEIPTDEFHGAFDCYPCICDPGYFGNALTHYQCTECLDCHGQNKQFKTNCTQNTDSECGDCLKGYTKSWMEHAACVKIEKTTVTPKLSSTPGDTYLPPIVGNGHAKKSQTILVVILVISTFSAFCIIFLGYYVIKHSSCCSKDYYNVTASTSAATLAQSKSSVNKNDNQTTQLNGGSTQTIVNALLPESTDFEQCEDPQLECDGLLTGDQPQNVRRMSDDKNVYIFYQKGDCNSVHIDALPSLQS